One segment of Papaver somniferum cultivar HN1 unplaced genomic scaffold, ASM357369v1 unplaced-scaffold_137, whole genome shotgun sequence DNA contains the following:
- the LOC113334404 gene encoding probable inactive DNA (cytosine-5)-methyltransferase DRM3 isoform X1, whose translation MIELSDSESSSDEECNVQVKSEVDEFCEGSSSMATTSRRLIERGQSSSRHSQETGYPFVKSEIGEFDEGLPSGTTSRRPVEVNPPTSSQRHNLRQYFIGMGFSPALVDRVLRENDEDNVELLLESLFEYSAPQNVKSEPAGSSDRISSPITDDSDFSLDGAEMEELEVKSEFIEDTRAYLLTMNFSVKEIDSAIERLGEHAPVNELVDYIVATQIAEGAAKNEEATTASLFATMDRTLLLLEMGFTEEEISFALEKYGGDISVQELAASIVAKQNGDTWVVKTEEESTSDVMHHSHSENGWRPFESSTNHHEDSVSHSQTGNGWTTIESLSRETIRRPYESLTNHHDDSRSRSQTGNGWTTVESLSKESIRRRAVETSMSQNYASSSSFNPYEEYTDSKESVKGKRPKIESPEPMSISESFDDYKVPISSHSTVPSRRLLESVAKPPYFFYGNVLAISNSTWVRITQFLYGVAQEFVNTEFFSALSRKEGYVHNLPTENRSHILPKTAMTIEGVMAHTKPWWPSWDTRKHLSWINPEATGIYQLCERLGRILADTRGVPLKIQQSEIIHHCKTLNLVWTGKNKLSPIDPEYIEQILGYPANHTDIVRYDLAERLKLLKYSFQTDTLGYHLSALKRIYPHGLNMLSVYSGIGGVEVALHRLGVRLKCVVSVEDSETNRRILKRWWDNTRQTGKLVQIEGIGKMTSSRIECLTKEYGGFDFVVCQNPCALMSGSSNGAVDADLDTNMFFEFVRVLQRVRGSAGSNR comes from the exons ATGATTGAACTCTCGGACAGTGAGAGTTCATCAGATGAAGAATGTAACGTTCAGGTCAAGTCAGAAGTTGATGAATTCTGCGAGGGTTCATCCTCAATGGCGACGACATCCAGGAGACTaattgag AGAGGGCAGTCAAGTAGTCGTCACAGCCAAGAAACAGGATATCCGTTCGTTAAGTCAGAAATTGGGGAATTTGATGAGGGTTTGCCATCAGGCACAACATCCAGGAGACCAGTTGAG GTGAATCCTCCAACCTCATCTCAGAGGCATAATTTGAGGCAATACTTTATAGGGATGGGGTTCTCACCAGCTCTTGTTGACAGAGTATTAAGGGAAAATG ATGAAGACAATGTCGAGTTGTTATTGGAAAGTCTTTTCGAGTATTCT GCTCCCCAAAATGTGAAGTCTGAACCCGCAGGTTCTTCTGACAGAATATCGAGTCCCATTACTGATGACAGCGATTTTTCCCTTGACGGTGCTGAAATGGAG GAACTTGAGGTGAAATCTGAATTTATTGAGGATACAAGAGCTTATTTGTTAACTATGAATTTCTCGGTAAAAGAAATTGACTCCGCTATAGAAAGGCTCG GTGAACATGCTCCTGTTAATGAGCTTGTGGATTACATTGTTGCAACTCAAATAGCTGAGGGCGCAGCAAAGAATGAG GAAGCTACTACTGCATCCTTATTTGCGACTATGGATCGGACGCTTCTTTTGCTTGAAATGGGGTTcactgaagaagaaatatcttTTGCTCTTGAAAAATATG gTGGAGATATTTCAGTTCAGGAGCTGGCTGCTTCGATAGTTGCAAAGCAAAATGGTGATACCTGGGTTGTAAAAACAGAG GAAGAATCAACCTCCGATGTTATGCACCATTCACACAGTGAAAATGGTTGGCGGCCATTTGAAAGTTCCACTAATCATCATGAGGATAGTGTGAGTCATTCACAGACTGGGAATGGTTGGACTACCATAGAAAGTCTATCAAGGGAAACTATCAGACGTCCATATGAAAGTCTTACAAATCACCATGATGATAGTAGGAGTCGTTCACAGACTGGGAATGGTTGGACTACTGtagaaagtctatcaaaggaaagCATCAGACGCCGAGCTGTTGAAACATCTATGTCTCAGAATTATGCTTCAAGTTCAAGTTTTAATCCATATGAAGAATACACAGACTCGAAGGAAAGTGTCAAAGGCAAAAGACCAAAAATTGAATCCCCTGAACCCATGTCAATATCAGAATCTTTTGACGACTACAAAGTTCCTATCAGTTCTCACAGTACCGTTCCTTCACGTCGTCTTCTTGAATCTGTTGCTAAACCCCCTTATTTCTTCTATGGGAACGTTTTGGCCATCTCCAACAGTACTTGGGTCCGAATAACACAATTTCTGTATGGTGTTGCTCAGGAATTTGTGAATACTGAATTCTTTTCTGCATTGAGTAGGAAGGAAGGTTATGTGCATAACCTTCCGACAGAAAATAGATCTCATATCCTTCCGAAGACGGCGATGACAATTGAAGGTGTGATGGCTCATACAAAGCCATGGTGGCCATCATGGGACACACGAAAACATTTATCATGGATTAATCCTGAGGCCACAGGCATCTATCAGTTGTGTGAGAGATTAGGGAGGATATTAGCTGATACACGAGGGGTTCCTTTGAAGATTCAACAGTCAGAAATCATTCATCACTGCAAGACCCTAAATCTTGTTTGGACGGGAAAAAACAAATTAAGTCCTATAGATCCTGAATACATTGAGCAAATATTGGGGTATCCAGCAAACCATACTGATATAGTGAGGTATGATCTGGCAGAAAGACTTAAATTACTTAAGTACAGTTTTCAAACAGACACACTCGGGTATCATCTCTCAGCTTTGAAGAGAATTTATCCACATGGGTTGAATATGTTGTCTGTATACAGCGGCATTGGTGGGGTTGAAGTTGCGTTACACCGTCTTGGAGTGCGTCTAAAATGTGTTGTTTCCGTTGAAGACTCTGAAACTAATCGAAGGATTCTCAAGAGGTGGTGGGATAATACTAGACAAACTGGAAAACTAGTGCAGATCGAAGGCATTGGAAAAATGACAAGTAGCAGAATCGAGTGTCTGACAAAAGAATATGGTGGTTTTGACTTTGTAGTTTGTCAAAACCCATGTGCTCTCATGTCTGGAAGCTCAAATGGTGCAGTGGATGCAGATCTCGACACCAACATGTTTTTTGAATTTGTTCGTGTTTTACAAAGAGTAAGGGGATCTGCAGGAAGTAACAGATGA
- the LOC113334404 gene encoding probable inactive DNA (cytosine-5)-methyltransferase DRM3 isoform X2, protein MIELSDSESSSDEECNVQVKSEVDEFCEGSSSMATTSRRLIEVNPPTSSQRHNLRQYFIGMGFSPALVDRVLRENDEDNVELLLESLFEYSAPQNVKSEPAGSSDRISSPITDDSDFSLDGAEMEELEVKSEFIEDTRAYLLTMNFSVKEIDSAIERLGEHAPVNELVDYIVATQIAEGAAKNEEATTASLFATMDRTLLLLEMGFTEEEISFALEKYGGDISVQELAASIVAKQNGDTWVVKTEEESTSDVMHHSHSENGWRPFESSTNHHEDSVSHSQTGNGWTTIESLSRETIRRPYESLTNHHDDSRSRSQTGNGWTTVESLSKESIRRRAVETSMSQNYASSSSFNPYEEYTDSKESVKGKRPKIESPEPMSISESFDDYKVPISSHSTVPSRRLLESVAKPPYFFYGNVLAISNSTWVRITQFLYGVAQEFVNTEFFSALSRKEGYVHNLPTENRSHILPKTAMTIEGVMAHTKPWWPSWDTRKHLSWINPEATGIYQLCERLGRILADTRGVPLKIQQSEIIHHCKTLNLVWTGKNKLSPIDPEYIEQILGYPANHTDIVRYDLAERLKLLKYSFQTDTLGYHLSALKRIYPHGLNMLSVYSGIGGVEVALHRLGVRLKCVVSVEDSETNRRILKRWWDNTRQTGKLVQIEGIGKMTSSRIECLTKEYGGFDFVVCQNPCALMSGSSNGAVDADLDTNMFFEFVRVLQRVRGSAGSNR, encoded by the exons ATGATTGAACTCTCGGACAGTGAGAGTTCATCAGATGAAGAATGTAACGTTCAGGTCAAGTCAGAAGTTGATGAATTCTGCGAGGGTTCATCCTCAATGGCGACGACATCCAGGAGACTaattgag GTGAATCCTCCAACCTCATCTCAGAGGCATAATTTGAGGCAATACTTTATAGGGATGGGGTTCTCACCAGCTCTTGTTGACAGAGTATTAAGGGAAAATG ATGAAGACAATGTCGAGTTGTTATTGGAAAGTCTTTTCGAGTATTCT GCTCCCCAAAATGTGAAGTCTGAACCCGCAGGTTCTTCTGACAGAATATCGAGTCCCATTACTGATGACAGCGATTTTTCCCTTGACGGTGCTGAAATGGAG GAACTTGAGGTGAAATCTGAATTTATTGAGGATACAAGAGCTTATTTGTTAACTATGAATTTCTCGGTAAAAGAAATTGACTCCGCTATAGAAAGGCTCG GTGAACATGCTCCTGTTAATGAGCTTGTGGATTACATTGTTGCAACTCAAATAGCTGAGGGCGCAGCAAAGAATGAG GAAGCTACTACTGCATCCTTATTTGCGACTATGGATCGGACGCTTCTTTTGCTTGAAATGGGGTTcactgaagaagaaatatcttTTGCTCTTGAAAAATATG gTGGAGATATTTCAGTTCAGGAGCTGGCTGCTTCGATAGTTGCAAAGCAAAATGGTGATACCTGGGTTGTAAAAACAGAG GAAGAATCAACCTCCGATGTTATGCACCATTCACACAGTGAAAATGGTTGGCGGCCATTTGAAAGTTCCACTAATCATCATGAGGATAGTGTGAGTCATTCACAGACTGGGAATGGTTGGACTACCATAGAAAGTCTATCAAGGGAAACTATCAGACGTCCATATGAAAGTCTTACAAATCACCATGATGATAGTAGGAGTCGTTCACAGACTGGGAATGGTTGGACTACTGtagaaagtctatcaaaggaaagCATCAGACGCCGAGCTGTTGAAACATCTATGTCTCAGAATTATGCTTCAAGTTCAAGTTTTAATCCATATGAAGAATACACAGACTCGAAGGAAAGTGTCAAAGGCAAAAGACCAAAAATTGAATCCCCTGAACCCATGTCAATATCAGAATCTTTTGACGACTACAAAGTTCCTATCAGTTCTCACAGTACCGTTCCTTCACGTCGTCTTCTTGAATCTGTTGCTAAACCCCCTTATTTCTTCTATGGGAACGTTTTGGCCATCTCCAACAGTACTTGGGTCCGAATAACACAATTTCTGTATGGTGTTGCTCAGGAATTTGTGAATACTGAATTCTTTTCTGCATTGAGTAGGAAGGAAGGTTATGTGCATAACCTTCCGACAGAAAATAGATCTCATATCCTTCCGAAGACGGCGATGACAATTGAAGGTGTGATGGCTCATACAAAGCCATGGTGGCCATCATGGGACACACGAAAACATTTATCATGGATTAATCCTGAGGCCACAGGCATCTATCAGTTGTGTGAGAGATTAGGGAGGATATTAGCTGATACACGAGGGGTTCCTTTGAAGATTCAACAGTCAGAAATCATTCATCACTGCAAGACCCTAAATCTTGTTTGGACGGGAAAAAACAAATTAAGTCCTATAGATCCTGAATACATTGAGCAAATATTGGGGTATCCAGCAAACCATACTGATATAGTGAGGTATGATCTGGCAGAAAGACTTAAATTACTTAAGTACAGTTTTCAAACAGACACACTCGGGTATCATCTCTCAGCTTTGAAGAGAATTTATCCACATGGGTTGAATATGTTGTCTGTATACAGCGGCATTGGTGGGGTTGAAGTTGCGTTACACCGTCTTGGAGTGCGTCTAAAATGTGTTGTTTCCGTTGAAGACTCTGAAACTAATCGAAGGATTCTCAAGAGGTGGTGGGATAATACTAGACAAACTGGAAAACTAGTGCAGATCGAAGGCATTGGAAAAATGACAAGTAGCAGAATCGAGTGTCTGACAAAAGAATATGGTGGTTTTGACTTTGTAGTTTGTCAAAACCCATGTGCTCTCATGTCTGGAAGCTCAAATGGTGCAGTGGATGCAGATCTCGACACCAACATGTTTTTTGAATTTGTTCGTGTTTTACAAAGAGTAAGGGGATCTGCAGGAAGTAACAGATGA